In Lolium perenne isolate Kyuss_39 chromosome 5, Kyuss_2.0, whole genome shotgun sequence, the sequence GTCATCGCAAAAGACCGACAATGGCATGTTATGGCAGAACGAGTACCAAGGTGAGAAGGAGAGGTCTTTACCGCCATTGTTCCGGCCGAGGACGAGTTCGAGGTCGCGGGTGAGCTCGAGATGCCAATGAAGACTGCGGAGCAGGTTGCGGCCGATGTCCCGATGATGCTCGCCGACGTCTCCTCCTCTGGTACCGGTGCTCCTCCGTGCGGCAGTGTGGCGGGTTGGTCGGCGGGGGGAACCGCCGGGTGATGTGATAGTTTGGGGGAGGTGAGAGTGCggtcgcgagtgagaggaaggagaggggtGCGGTGAGGCTAATTATGACGCGTGTTCCCGAAGGGAGGCGGAGGGGACGCGGCGTCTCCGCCTCCCTTCTCCATGTGTGCATGCTTCTGGCCACAACGGGCCTAGCTCCGGAGAAACTATCATtccgggcgttcctccagggcctgtCGGGGTGCTTTAAAACCCGGTTCATGCAAGAACACAGTGGCCTGCAGGCATCCAAATGGACCGAAATTTGTTGGCCCGATGCGAGTCATGGTCCATCCAGCCTACCAAACGCACCTTGAATCAATCACACAATGTCGATGCAGCCTGCAGCCTCTGGTGAGCCGCAAGGAGATGGCCACTACCGCTGCGATGGAGGCATTCGGCGGCGCGGAGACACCTGGAGATGCCCGCTACAGGTCGCGTGGGTAAGGATCGCGCGGGTGGCAGCGAACGTGGAGCGCAGGTGTAGTTGGCAGTGGCGGACGCAGGAAGAATTGGAGGGGGCACACCTCAATTTTTTTTGTGTCCCCTAAAATGTGAAAAACCTTTGCATAATGAAGTAATGAACAATATACAAGACAAATTCATTGTAAACATTGAAGTTTAATACATATATCAAATGTGCACGATTATAaatagtttaaaacatgaaaagagtCTTGCATGATAGAATATGGCATAAATAGAAAATTACATCATTTCTTCAATCTACGGTTTCGCATTGCCATGAAAGTTTCAGTATCATCACTTACATTAATCTATGGTTTCGCATTAGCAATTTAGCAATTTTATGTGTTCTTCATCACTATAACACTTAAGAGACATAGAAAAACATACGGAGACACATGTACTGAGAAAATAGCTGAAACGTTGAATCTTCCCGAGAGGCAAAGAAAAGACTCACCTACACCTCGGTTCTGGTCGCTCGGTGTTCAGTGCGGCGGCCGGCACCCGGTGGTCAGTGCGGCACTGCAGCGGCAACTGGGCGGCGCCGCGGCGGGGCTGGGTCAGTGAGCCCATGAGGCGTGAGGGCAAGGTTGCAGAGGGCGGGCCGCGGGCAAGCGTCGGGCGCAGAGTCGACGATTAGTGGGCGGGCAGGGCCAGCGGGCAGCGGCGGGGGCATGGCAGGGGCGGCAGCGGTCGGGGCGTGGGGAATCGCGGGCGGCGACTCGAGCCTGACCTGGACGCTATCTCCTGACGACCAGACTCCAGTCCACGAACCTCCAGGCTCCAGGATGGGCTCTAGAATTGCAAGAATGGGCCTTTTTTCAAGGGGTATACTTTGGGCTGGCCGAATTTCTAGGTGGGCCACGGCCCCCTGGCCCCCACGCTGCATCCGCCCATGGTAGTTGGCCCTGGGAGCCCCTATTGCCCGCTTTAAGCGGGAGCGAGCCTCCCTCCCGCCTGAAGCAGCATGTTTATGGGCCTCCCCGCTGCGGCCCAATAAAAGGTAGTCTCTCTTTTTCGGTTCCTTTTtgttttttctattttctgtttttttcgttTGTAAGGCATTTTAAATCTGAAGTTTTAGAAAACTGAACATTTTAAATTATTTTAAAATTAAACATTTTTAAAACTGAACATTTTTTGGaattgaacaaatttcaaagtgAACATTTATTAAAACTGAACTTTTTCAAACTCTAAAtaaatttcattttgaaaaagtttcaaacataaaaaaattTAGAAATtgagaaaaaaattaaaattaaaatctgaacgaatttcaaaatttcaaagtttgaacaaattttggaaatttgaacaaattttaaatctgAACAAATTTGGAAATTTGAACAAATTCTAAATCTGAACAGATTTCAAAAAAGTTGGAAATTGAAAAAATTCATAAATTCAAAACGTTCAAATAAACTAAACGGAAAAGTGTTGAAAAACCTTAAAATCGAAAGAaatgaaaaaaagccaaaaaccagaaCCTGAAGGGGAAGAAAAGCTGTCCGTTACATGGGCCCGGCCCAGAACTGCTTTCCCTAAGCGGCGAGCCAAGTTTCCGCCGCAATGAGCGGAGAATAGGGGTGCTCGTTGGCCCTGACCGGAGCGGCGCCTGGGGTGTGTATCGGGATGGGCGGAACAGCAGCACGTGCGGGGTTTGTCGTGGAGTGGGTGCGCTCAATCGCTCCAAATAGGGTAGCTGCGCTTTTAATCAATTGGGTTAATTAATTGGGTTACTAAAATTATGCTTGATGAAAGATGCgatcaaaaaaaaaagagcttCGTTCTTTTTAGGTACTATGTAGTAGAGATAAAGGAGCTAAGATTTCTGCTGAAATTTTAATCAACAACATTTCTTTAAACTATTTTTCCTTTTCAGCAAAATACAAAATACGCAAAATTGCCAAGATACCGTTTCAGTCTTATTTTCCCTCCTGCCCCACCTAGACCATTCAAGTTCGCTCGCGACGCACTAGTCTCCCGCTCTGGTCCGCCGCAGCGCGTCCCACATTTGTTGCTGAGTTCGTGACCGATATTGGTTCCATCTCCAGTTCGTAGGAGGTTTGGTCTCTGACTCTCCGGTCATCCTCTTTATATCTACAAAGATCCACATGACCGACTCCTCCTATCCCCAACCAAGCCTAGgattcgattgattttcttctggtCCAAGGCCAATACACGCCCCGCTGCCTCGCGCCGTCAAACCCAACATGCCTCCCTTTCCAAACGCACGGATCTTGGAAGATGCTGGTCTCCTTGATGGAGGATATCTCGGCGGCAATCAGATAAACACCTGACGACCGGATTGAGATCTCCGAGAACTAATCCCcatgtgtcgttgcctattcgatgtACCTCGGAGGAGTGATCCTCACTATGAGGAAAAAGTAGGGGGCATAGGGAAGAGAGTCATTGAAACGGTGGTATGCAGTTTACCTAGCTTCGAAACAGCAGAGTCTATTGCTGCTTATCTGAAATTCTCTGTATAATTTTATGTTGTTATAAaaattgtggttgtgcctctatgaCTCCGGTAATCCGACCAGTTGAGTTAGGTCGTCTCTGGGTACAGATACAGCTGAGATCTCACCGCACGGACACGAGTGTTGGTTCATCTAATCCGGGTCGGCCTCCAGTTCAGTGTCCGGCGCCAGCCCCTTCCAGGCGGAGTCGTTTATTACTGTGACGAGGCGACGTCGCTTCCTCCTCTCTGCCCCCGCTTCCACTCCGTTCCCACTAAAATCACGGCTCCATATTCTCAAAAAAATATCAAAAAATCACGGCGCCATGGCAGCCGcgaccgccgccgctgccgtcgaCGGGATCCAGCGGCAGCTCGAATCTGTCGCTTTAAGGCGGGGGCTTCCGACAAAGCTCGACGAGGTCTTGGATTGTCTCAAGTTGCCCCTGTGCACGTTGCGGTTGGCTCTGTCGATCTTAATGGAGGACCAATCCTTGGAGGCGCGCGTGCGGTTGACGAACATCAAGATAGTGCTCTACGCGCTGGAGGATCTACTCGACGAGCTCGAATACCACGGCAGCATCAGGCACCGACCCAGCCGCCGGACCTGGAAGGTGAGTTAATTGGACTATCCAATTCCAAGCTGCTCCCTTCTCTCTCACACAGCACATGCTCGCAGAGATTTTATAAATGTGGCTAATTGCTCACGACTGCTGCGCATTTAGCTTGTTCCAAAGTCATGCTAACTGAACTATGTAAACATTGATTTGTGAAGCAGAGTATTCTAAGTAACAGAACCATATTTTTTCAGAAAAAAGATCCACATTTTTTtttattctcaaaaaaaaaaagaaccacATTTTTTCAAATCATCTTCGAATCTGAGTATTCTAAGTAACATAACCACATTTTGCAGGATACATTGTTCTGGTTATCAGGTCCATTAATTCTGCATACAAATGTTGCCCAAAGATTGGACACGATCAGCAGGAAGTTGCGTCATGTGAAGGACCATTCTGTCGAATTCTGTTCCCGTCAGCACACTGGTGCACTTCCTCAACAATACAAGGAGCAATTTGGATTTGATGGAGCCGCAATCATCGGAAGGGATCGTGAGAAACAAGATGTAAAAAGATTGCTCTTGCAAAACAATCGCAATAGTTTGTCCATCCTTCCAATAGTTGGCCAGCCAGGGCTGGGCAAAACGAGTCTTGCTAGGTTAGTTTTCGAGGATggaggagaagattgggaatttgATTTCCGGGTATGGATAAGCCTTGACAATAACTTGTCCCTTACGAAAATTGGGACACACATTATCTCGGAAGCTAATAAATCAGTGAAAGGTAGTATACCTCAAGTTTGCAGAAATTATTCTTTGGGGTGCCCGTTCCAGCTTGCGCATGATGTTCAAGAGATACTTCATAATAGCAGCTGTTTAATTGTCTTGGACAATCTGTTCTCTATGAATGTCAACTTTCTTGTTAATCTGAAGGAATTGTTTGGGGCCAAACAGAAATGTGCCAAGGTCATAGTGACCACTTCTAGTAAACTAGTAGCAAAAGTGATGGGTACTAGTTCATCATACAACTTGGGTGGTCTATCTGAAGAACACTGTTGGACTGTATTTGCTGAGAAATCATTTGGAAACAAAGATGCAATAGTAGATCCGCAGTATACAGAAATTGGTAAGAAAATTGCAAGGAGGTGCAACGGAATTCCTATGTTAGCTCAGTCTCTTGGTTCAATGGTGCATAATCAAGGCATGAACACCTGGCTCGCTGTAAGGGATGAAGAATTGTGGAAACTAGAGGAAAAGTTTTTCCCTAAGTCAACAGTATTTTCATCATTCATGGCAATATATTACAGCATGCACCATACATTAAAATTgtgcttcctttatttgtcggtgTTTCCTAGAGGTTCTATCAtagacaaggatgaacttattcgacAATGGAGAGCATTGGATTTATTTCGATCAGAACGTGGGACCTTTTCTGCTTCTTTGCTCGGAGAAATATACACTGATGACCTTTTATCTGCATCCATCCTtgaagttgtagatacatccttgGTAAGTTGTAGGCTACAGTTTTTTCATGATGAATACCAGTTGATTGCTCTAGACATAACTTTTATGTTACCTCTTCAATTAGTTACAGATCGTTTTTATCATATAATTGATGCCTATTTTTCTATGCAGTGTGTTGGATTGGTGTGGTTCCTTATGTTTGTAGTCAACTACTGAATTACTACATCAATTGGACACTTATGTTTGTAGTCAACTACTGAATTACAACAACATGGTCTCATTCACCTTGCTTGCTTAAGAAAGCATCAATTCTTTAAGGAAGTTTTTAATGGAGTATGCCATACGTGTTGGTCACTGTTTAGAAATCCATGAGATGTTTCCTGGactcctttttgtttttttagaTTACTTTGGTCTGTCTTATTCCATGTTTAAACATTGTAGATTAGTTCTTACTACATAATAGTCTTTCTTCTTACTAAGGTTACACTATAACTAGTTCGAATTCAGTGGCGGTAGTCAGTTCCATGAAACTGACATGATCTTTCTTCATTAGGTCGAGATGAAATGCATCAGTTCTGTTGTTCTTCGTGTGAATAATTTGGCGTATGATTTTCTGAGATATCTGACCAGAGATGACGTAATGCATTTGGACTATGGCATGGCACTAAGTGGCTCTGTAGGGAAGCCACCTTTCCGTTATGCAACATTGACATGTTACACTAAGGAATCAGCAACTGACGAATATTTGGTAAGCAGTGCAAAGGCAGTGCTTTTCAGAAATTGTGAGGCAACAAAGGCTATAGCCGATCTGTTGCCAGTACTAAGATACACGCGTCTCTTGGATCTTAGTGGTTGTCCCTTTGAAGAATTACCAGCTTCTATTGATCAGCTGAAACATCTTAGATATCTCAATATTTCAGGCTTCAGAATAACAGCATTACCGAATGAAATGGGCTGCTTGCAGAACCTCAAGTTTTTGGATATCTCGAAAACATGCATTGAGGCGTTACCCACGTTTATCACAACTTTCCGGAAGCTGAAATATCTGAATGTACATGGATGCGATAGACTCCGAAACTTGCCCCCAGCCCTTGGTGATCTTAAGGGGTTGGAGTGCCTCAACCTGTCGTCCTGTCCTCTAATATGCAAGTTACCTGCATCTTTTTCTGGACTTCATAAACTGCAGCGGCTGGATCTATCAAACTGCACCGGTCTTGATCAGTTGCCTCACCCGTTTCAGCTGGAAAGTTTAGAGAACCTGAACCTGGAGGGGTGCTTCAGGCTCAAACAGCTACCAGAATCTTTTGGCAACCTTTCTTTCCTTCGGAATTTAAACTTGGCAGGCTGCTCTAGTCTGAAGCAATTaccggagtcttttgttgacttgccTATGTTACAGTGCTTGAGCATTTCACATATTCACATTGAGTTGCCGGATCCACTAGTCAAGCTCCAGAGGCTCCGCAAACTGAAAATCACATATTGTGATGCGGTGATATGAGGACCTTTGCTAAGTACCAAAAAGCTGGTGCCGCTAGGTTCTTCGTGAAGGTGGCAAATGACATCGGGGTGCTGGTTTCGGTTCGAGCTGAAGGAAGAAAATCATTTTGAGAATGTTCCTCCGAACAGAAGGGGCGCTGTTTGCGGATTTGAATGGTGTTGAATGTCGAAATATGTTTTTAGATGCTTTATTTATGCAAGTGGATGGATGATGTTTAATTGCATATTTTCCCCTGTTCTGTAAATACAGACTTCAGATTCAATTTTCTTGCAACTCGTAGGCCATTACGGCATATGCTGGAGTTTTTTTTTCTGTGAACCGTTGTCGTCAGTATAATGTTTCAAGTCTCCTTTTGTAAGTGCAACTTTCAGAAAATTCCTAAATACCAGAGGGTATAGAGAAAACCAGCATACCCACTCTAACATTCTGGTGCGCTCATATTAATATACCCACTGTAAACATTTTGGTGCGATCTCAGATGGCAGGTTCAGATGGTCGTGCGCGCGATGCTGGGTTTGGTTTGGTCAGAGTGAGACTGAACTTGATTCTGAACGGCCAAACCACCAACACCTCTTCTAATTCTCCAACGCTTTGTAGCTGCGCCTCCCGCCCAATTCAATCCTCCTATAAATCTCCCGCTGCATCCCCAACTTCCCATCCAACAATGGCGCCATCTCGCCACTCTCACCTCTTCTTGGTCACCATCCTCCTGCTCAGCCTCGGCCTGCCACGCTCAACTCCATTGCCATTTCCATGGCTATCCGATGACGTCCTCCCACCAAACCCTGCTCCCCCGTCGCGTTTCCTGACGCCACGCCGTTCGCCGGCGTACATGGCCGTCTCCCCTTCCCCTTCTCGGCCTCCACGTCCCTTGACGCCACAGGGATTTCCACGGGCTTTGCCCTTCTCCTATGCTGTCGACTCTCCTTCCCCTGCTCCGGCGCCGCGAGGCTCACCGCGGTTCTCTGATCCACCGCCACGTTTCCCAACGCCAAGAGGGCTGCCACGGCCTTCGGTGTCCTCTGATGCCTTCTCCCCACCCCCGTCGTCTCCGCCCTCGCGTTTCCcgtcgacgccgccgccgccgcagcgacGCTTGCCTCGGCTGACGCCGTCGTCGGCGCTGCCCGTGAACCCGTTCACGGCCAAGGCGGCCTTCATCCGGTACTGGAACCGGAAGGTGCACAGCAACCGCCTCCACCCGGCCTTCTTCTTCGCCAAGCTGTCCCCGCTCTCCGCGCCCGACGCTGCCGCCTTCTCCTCCCTCGCCGCCGCGGGCCAGCTCGGCTCGCGCCTCCCCGCGTTCTGCGTCGCGGCCTCCATCCTCTGCCCCGCCACCTCCGACGCCATCTGGTCTGGACCGTCATCCGTGGCCGCCGTCACGTCCGGCTCATCGCCAGCCTCCAACTCGACCACTGCGCCGTTCAAGAACTACGACAACGGCAACTTCAGCAGCTACGGcaacagcggcggcggcggcgccgacgcCTTCGCCGTCTACTCCAGAGGCCAGATCAACCCGGTGGACTCCTTCCACCGGTACGGCAAGGGCTCGCTCGGCCGCAACGACTCGTTCGCCACATACGAGGCGCTAGGCAACGTCGGCACCGCGAGCTTCAACTCCTACACCTCCGGCGCCACGGGCGGCTCAGGCGAGTTCGCCGCCTACGACGGCGAGACCAACACGGCCGCCGTCACCTTCACAACCTACGACGCCGCCGGCAACGGCCGTTCCCGCGAGTTCACGGCGTACACGCAGGACGCTAACTCCGGCGTGGAGAGCTTCACGGGCTACGGCAAGGCGGCGAACGGCGCCGGCGAGTCCTTCAAGGCGTACGGCAACCACTCCAACTCGATCATGTCCGGCTTCATCAACTACGGCGACAAGGCCAACAGCGCCACGGACAAGTTCGAGTCCTACGGCGTCAACGGGAACGCGCCCCAGAACACGTTCCGGAGCTACTCCCCCGGCAGCAACGGCGGCGCCGACGATTTCAAGGGGTACAGGGACAACGCCAACGTGGGCGACGACAGCTTCACGTCGTACGCGAACGACGCCAACGGCGCCACCGCCGACTTCGAGAGCTACGGCAAGTCGGTGAACCCGGGGAGCGTGGCGTTCAAGGGGTACGGGCAGGGCTCCAACCCCAACCACCGGATCGGGTTCACGCACTACACCGGCGACAACACCACGTTCAAGGCCTACTCCAACGACGGTGTCGAGTTCAAGGAGTACCAGAACATGTCCAAGATGGAGGTGTCCAAGGTGATGGCGGACCTGTCGTCGGGGCATCGTCGGCAGCAGCCGAAGTGGTCGCCGGAGCCGGGCAAGTTCTTCCGGGAGCGGGACCTCATAACCGGCAACCGGATGCCGATGCCGGACATCAGCGACAAGATGCCGCCACGGGCGTTCCTGCCGAGGGACATCGCCGCGAAGATACCGTTCGAGGCGGGCGCCGTGTCGGAGTTGTTCGGGGCGCCGCCCGGCACGGCGATGAGGCAGGTGGTGGCGTCCACGGTGGACGAGTGCGCGCGACCGCCCAGCCGGGGCGAGACCAAGCGGTGCGCGACGTCGGCCGAGGACGTCCTCGACTTCGCCGTGGAGATGCTGGGCGACCACATCGCGGTGCGCAGCACGGAGTCCGCGGCGGGCAGCGGCGGGGACATCAGGCTCGGGAAGATCGCCGGCGTCGACGGCGGCAGCGTGACGTCGTCCGTGTCGTGCCACCAGAGCCTGTTCCCGTACCTGGTGTACTACTGCCACTCGGTGCCGAGCGTCAGGCTGTACGAGGCTGAGATCCTGGCCGTCGATTCCGACCAGAAGATCAACCGTGGGGTGGCGATCTGCCATCTCGACACGTCGGAATGGAGCCCTAACCATGGGGCGTTCCTCGCGCTTGGTGGGAAACCGGGTGAGATGGAGGTGTGCCATTGGATCTTCCAGGGTGACATGACTTGGACGGTGGCTGATTGATCTGATGACGGCATTCCTATATGAACGAATCATCTATATTTACTCTGTTCAAGttaaaagtttttttttttggcacATGTGGATAGTTTTATCTCATACCGTTGGTCAAATTTCATTGTTTATGCAAAGAGAAGGTAAAGAATAGGTGTAATCCTAACCTACATGTAGTGAATCAAAGCACCTTGTGCATGCTCAGCATGTAGCacttagactgctcatagtgggagtaacttagatagtaacatcacacatttcaaggtattttggtgacatggcatagcaataaatgaaaaaaaagagtgaggtggtaactagctatgttaccataacatcacacaccccaagataaaatgagtctacaaactAATAAATGAGACTTTGCATGATTCATTTTCTAAgttactttccactatgaaggtagtaacatggaCTAGTAACATATGCATGACACTAccttatgttactccccactatgaggaGCCTTAGAATGCAACTACTTCGCCTATTCCTAAGTTCTAACCTACAAAGCTGTGATGGCAGTGGCATAGAACGAAAATAATTTAAGGTAGGATAAACTATAAAAAGATCAAAATAATCCCAAAACATTAattaatactccctccatttttGTTTAGTTCACGTCTGGGTTTAGTCAAAGTCTACAAAGTTTGATCGAAAATATAGAAAGATATACTAACATCTGTAATACAAAATATATAATATGAATTATATTCTACAAATATTATATTACAATAGAATTTACTTCTCATATGTTAATATATTTTCATAAATATTTTTTATCAAAATTTACAAAGTTTGACTTTAAACAAACCTGGAACAAAGTAAATGTGAACGTGGGGAGTACTATACTAGTGTATGATTCTAACATAATCGCTTGGTACGAAAAAAATAGAAACACATTTAAATATTAGTAGATTCTGAAAAGGTGAAAAATAACGAAGCTTTAGTGACCTATAGAAATCCTAGGAAATGGCATAGCTTTATCCTTCTTTGTGCATATTTCTGGTAATTTTTATTATCTATCAAGATATTTAAATATCTCTCGCTCGGTGTAGAGCATCATCAAATCATCAAGAAGCCACCGCGGACATTTTGTTGTGCAGCTCAGTCTTGATGCCATTTGTTGCTAAGAAGGCGCTTTCAAATATCAAGACAATCTTTAAAGTCTTTAAATATCCGTGAATAATGAATAGCTCAAGTGTATATTGTATATTCTCGTGCTCATAACTAGAGAAACCCCATGATATATCTATGTAAGATGAGCAAGCTTAATCACATTGAACATAGAAATTGAGTCTCTAGACTCAAGACAAGAGGAGTTCTTAAACAATTCTGAAGGTAGCTCATTAAAGCAATGGTCAAAATCGATAACAATAGAGTATATAGTAAGATAGAAGATGTCCAAACTATAGAAATAATCAATAGTGATAGTGGTGTCTTTCACCTTCGATTGATTTCTCCTCAATTTTATCCATACTTAGGATTATGATGCCTTTTTCTATGTAAATTGACATCTTTCAATAGGGGCTATCAACTATCATTTCGCCCATTTTGAAACACATTTTTCCACATGCTTAACCAAAGATATTGAATGGACAAATATAGTTAGAATTTTAGATCAATAAAATGTACAAAACTAGAACCATGCAACATAATTTAACACATATATGCCTATACTTGGTTTTGGCTACCCATAAGCTGGCCAAAATACCCTCAAGTTCTCTTTAAATAACCCACCTAGTACTATAAACTCAATTCAGCACGTGGGAGCATGTGCTCCTGTCACCGAAtttgaaatgttaaaaaaatttgaACTACAATTTCGGTGCTTGCATATCGACACggacaagttttacgaaaaactgatttttttgtgacttgtgtgaaaaagacaaaaaaaGTCACATACACAACCTTTTTGTACACCAAAATTTTGTGTTTTTTACACATGACACTAAAAATTTCGGTTTTCTGCGGAACCACTTTGTGAACATGTAGAATTTTGAGATGTACTCACTAAATTTTGTTTCCAAAATTTTCAACTTTTTAAAAGTATATTTAAAATGAAAATTTAAAACCGGGAGCATATTGTCCCgggtgccaaaacatcactcccgttGTTTAGAGTTGGGTTTTGTGACAAAACAAGGATAAACAAAATTGTGTTCGTTGCCTGGTTCAATTTGGTCGCCGTTTCCTCTAAATAACAACAACTCTTAGGGCTCGTTTGGTATCCAGGAATTTACCCCGAAATCACGGAATTCATTTGGCAATTCCAGGAACATCCTGTTTGGCTGTCACGGAATCATAGCGTCATTTCATTTGTCAATTCCACCGAAATAACGCCGCGCCTTAGGGTGATTCCCGTCCAGGACCTGTCATTTGGGAAACCTAGATCTCGTCTCGTCGTCCTCGATACCTCATCGCCGCCTTCCGCCTCGCCGCCTACCTCATCGCCGCCTACCTCATCGCCGCCTTCCGCCTCGCCGCCTACCTCATCGCCGCCTTCCGCCTCGCCGCCTCTATCCCTCCACCTCGCCGCCTCTATCCCTCCACCAGCCTCCCTCCCTCCACCTCGCTGCGACgctgcctccctctctccctccctccctccaccTCACCGCTTCCCTCCCTCCACCTCTCCTCTTCTCTGGATCAAGGTCCAGCCGGACGTCACCTCGCCGTGGAAGCTCGTGCGCCAGTCGGGCAACTTCGCCTTCACGTCGTCGGAGGCCGGGGACTACCTCGCCTGCTTCTGGGCGCCCTACCACCGCCCGCCCACCACCATCGCGTTCGAGTTCGACTGGCGCAGCGGCGTCTCCGCCAAGGACTGGAGCAGCGTCGCCAAGAAGGGACAGGTCGATGTGAATTGCGTCGCCAAGAAGGGACTATCTGAAGCTGTGAACCTAAGGCAGAAGGTGTTCTGAACTCcgaaggtgatgatgatggatcAAACTGTTTGCATTGTTCATTGCTTGGTTATTCTTGAGCCTTTGTGCATGGTTATTATTCTTGTGTTAACAATGCTTGATTGATTTGGTACTGAAGAATGACCTCTGTCTGAAACATTATTCTTGCATGACTGTGGCATCTGAAATCATTCATCTATTTTCGAGGTGGAAGCATGCACAAATCTTAATAATTACTTGTTGATTTCATCGATCCTTATTTCAACAGTAACTTGGCCAATTCAACCATGTCCTGTGAAATTGTTTGCATGTCCATTCTTCAGCTTCAATGCATCGTTATTCTTCAGTTGAGTGCCCAGTGATGCAGTAGTGAGATCCAACTGCATAGTACTGTGGAAGGATAACCATTCAAACTGATCAAGCTTCTACTCTATAGTTTTCTACCTTCTACAGTACTACTTTTGATTTTGACAATTACCTGTGCATACAATGATTTGTGTCTGCGGTTCTTTCGTCTCAAAAATGATGCATGCTGATAATGTGAGTAGCACTGTTTA encodes:
- the LOC127346524 gene encoding disease resistance protein RGA2; translated protein: MAAATAAAAVDGIQRQLESVALRRGLPTKLDEVLDCLKLPLCTLRLALSILMEDQSLEARVRLTNIKIVLYALEDLLDELEYHGSIRHRPSRRTWKDTLFWLSGPLILHTNVAQRLDTISRKLRHVKDHSVEFCSRQHTGALPQQYKEQFGFDGAAIIGRDREKQDVKRLLLQNNRNSLSILPIVGQPGLGKTSLARLVFEDGGEDWEFDFRVWISLDNNLSLTKIGTHIISEANKSVKGSIPQVCRNYSLGCPFQLAHDVQEILHNSSCLIVLDNLFSMNVNFLVNLKELFGAKQKCAKVIVTTSSKLVAKVMGTSSSYNLGGLSEEHCWTVFAEKSFGNKDAIVDPQYTEIGKKIARRCNGIPMLAQSLGSMVHNQGMNTWLAVRDEELWKLEEKFFPKSTVFSSFMAIYYSMHHTLKLCFLYLSVFPRGSIIDKDELIRQWRALDLFRSERGTFSASLLGEIYTDDLLSASILEVVDTSLVEMKCISSVVLRVNNLAYDFLRYLTRDDVMHLDYGMALSGSVGKPPFRYATLTCYTKESATDEYLVSSAKAVLFRNCEATKAIADLLPVLRYTRLLDLSGCPFEELPASIDQLKHLRYLNISGFRITALPNEMGCLQNLKFLDISKTCIEALPTFITTFRKLKYLNVHGCDRLRNLPPALGDLKGLECLNLSSCPLICKLPASFSGLHKLQRLDLSNCTGLDQLPHPFQLESLENLNLEGCFRLKQLPESFGNLSFLRNLNLAGCSSLKQLPESFVDLPMLQCLSISHIHIELPDPLVKLQRLRKLKITYCDAVI
- the LOC127346534 gene encoding BURP domain-containing protein 14-like, which gives rise to MAPSRHSHLFLVTILLLSLGLPRSTPLPFPWLSDDVLPPNPAPPSRFLTPRRSPAYMAVSPSPSRPPRPLTPQGFPRALPFSYAVDSPSPAPAPRGSPRFSDPPPRFPTPRGLPRPSVSSDAFSPPPSSPPSRFPSTPPPPQRRLPRLTPSSALPVNPFTAKAAFIRYWNRKVHSNRLHPAFFFAKLSPLSAPDAAAFSSLAAAGQLGSRLPAFCVAASILCPATSDAIWSGPSSVAAVTSGSSPASNSTTAPFKNYDNGNFSSYGNSGGGGADAFAVYSRGQINPVDSFHRYGKGSLGRNDSFATYEALGNVGTASFNSYTSGATGGSGEFAAYDGETNTAAVTFTTYDAAGNGRSREFTAYTQDANSGVESFTGYGKAANGAGESFKAYGNHSNSIMSGFINYGDKANSATDKFESYGVNGNAPQNTFRSYSPGSNGGADDFKGYRDNANVGDDSFTSYANDANGATADFESYGKSVNPGSVAFKGYGQGSNPNHRIGFTHYTGDNTTFKAYSNDGVEFKEYQNMSKMEVSKVMADLSSGHRRQQPKWSPEPGKFFRERDLITGNRMPMPDISDKMPPRAFLPRDIAAKIPFEAGAVSELFGAPPGTAMRQVVASTVDECARPPSRGETKRCATSAEDVLDFAVEMLGDHIAVRSTESAAGSGGDIRLGKIAGVDGGSVTSSVSCHQSLFPYLVYYCHSVPSVRLYEAEILAVDSDQKINRGVAICHLDTSEWSPNHGAFLALGGKPGEMEVCHWIFQGDMTWTVAD